One segment of Streptomyces sp. NBC_00576 DNA contains the following:
- a CDS encoding phosphopantetheine-binding protein, with protein MNQFQKVITDVLSDHFKVDRQLIHSDATFADIRFDSLVLVELALVLENELDIRVADGELRDHMTIAEAAELVAAKKAVL; from the coding sequence ATGAACCAGTTCCAGAAGGTAATTACCGATGTGTTGTCAGATCACTTCAAGGTGGACCGCCAACTGATTCACTCCGATGCGACGTTCGCGGACATCAGGTTCGACTCCCTGGTTCTCGTGGAGCTGGCGCTCGTTCTGGAGAACGAACTGGACATCAGGGTGGCGGACGGCGAACTGCGCGACCACATGACCATCGCCGAAGCAGCTGAACTGGTGGCGGCGAAGAAGGCCGTGCTCTGA
- a CDS encoding SDR family oxidoreductase: protein MGVNVVVVIGVGGMGQAIARRQGSGNKLLLADFNEETLASVADLLRGQGHDIVTQTVDVSSRSSVAALADAAAQLGPVVQVVHTAGLSPVQAPAAAVLKVDLLGTALVLEEFGRVVAPGGAGLVISSMAGHMLPVPLTAEQEQALAHTPADDLLDLPFTDPEVVGQSAYPLAKYGNRLRVQAASASWGERGARINSISPGVIATPMGQQELDGESGQIMRAMIAASGTGRLGTPDDIAEAAAFLLGPNATFITGNDLLVDGGVVAAIRAGRLTPVA, encoded by the coding sequence GTGGGTGTAAACGTGGTCGTCGTCATCGGTGTGGGCGGCATGGGACAGGCCATCGCCCGGCGCCAGGGCAGCGGCAACAAGCTGCTGCTCGCCGACTTCAACGAGGAGACTCTCGCTTCCGTCGCGGATCTCCTGCGCGGGCAGGGACACGACATCGTCACGCAGACGGTGGACGTCTCCTCACGCTCTTCGGTCGCCGCTCTCGCGGACGCGGCGGCACAGCTCGGCCCCGTGGTCCAGGTCGTGCACACCGCGGGCCTCTCTCCTGTTCAGGCCCCCGCCGCCGCTGTCCTGAAGGTGGACCTGCTCGGTACGGCGCTGGTCCTGGAGGAGTTCGGGCGGGTCGTCGCGCCCGGCGGAGCAGGCCTGGTGATCTCCAGCATGGCCGGTCACATGCTGCCCGTCCCCCTGACCGCGGAGCAGGAACAGGCCCTCGCCCACACACCCGCCGACGATCTGCTGGACCTGCCCTTCACCGATCCGGAAGTCGTGGGACAGAGTGCCTATCCGCTGGCCAAGTACGGCAACCGGCTGCGTGTCCAGGCCGCCAGCGCATCCTGGGGCGAGCGGGGAGCCCGGATCAACTCCATCAGCCCCGGCGTGATCGCCACCCCCATGGGACAGCAGGAACTCGACGGCGAAAGCGGCCAGATCATGCGCGCCATGATCGCCGCGTCGGGAACCGGCCGACTGGGCACTCCCGACGACATCGCCGAGGCCGCCGCCTTCCTCCTCGGCCCCAACGCCACCTTCATCACCGGCAACGACCTGCTCGTGGACGGCGGTGTCGTGGCCGCCATCCGCGCCGGTCGCCTCACACCGGTCGCCTGA
- a CDS encoding HAD family hydrolase: MNPLQKIRLVALDSDGVLLNDTYSPVIERFVTRHGGEYTAAVERGVWGSPQLAAGQNMALACKLPWSAKETIGAFFKEREEYLRENPVQVIPGAEELLATLREAGVRVVCYGGRNREYTFDTHLGHLAEYFDSEIPYVDVNDFRPGTKEIVRDIFGYEFDEVVFVDDINRVAEVTQRLGAGFIGVPASLPHNFQRAEMEATGVRYMVDDIRKIDAELLRKVDEELAAGTLWAEPGSHRAADGAGRVAG; encoded by the coding sequence ATGAACCCCCTTCAGAAGATCCGCCTCGTCGCGCTCGACAGTGACGGCGTACTGCTCAACGACACGTACAGCCCCGTCATCGAACGGTTCGTCACCCGGCACGGCGGCGAGTACACCGCGGCCGTCGAACGCGGCGTCTGGGGCTCGCCCCAGCTGGCGGCCGGCCAGAACATGGCCCTTGCCTGCAAGCTCCCGTGGTCGGCCAAGGAGACCATCGGGGCGTTCTTCAAGGAGCGCGAGGAATATCTCAGGGAGAACCCGGTCCAGGTGATCCCAGGCGCCGAAGAACTCCTCGCCACTTTGCGGGAGGCCGGTGTCCGCGTCGTCTGCTACGGAGGACGCAACCGCGAGTACACCTTCGACACCCATCTCGGCCACCTCGCCGAGTACTTCGACAGCGAGATCCCCTACGTCGACGTCAACGACTTCCGGCCCGGTACCAAGGAGATCGTCCGGGACATCTTCGGCTACGAGTTCGACGAGGTCGTCTTCGTCGACGACATCAACCGCGTAGCCGAGGTCACCCAACGCCTGGGAGCCGGATTCATCGGTGTACCGGCCTCCTTGCCCCACAACTTCCAGCGCGCGGAGATGGAGGCCACCGGCGTGCGGTACATGGTCGACGACATCCGGAAGATCGATGCCGAGCTCCTCAGGAAGGTGGACGAGGAGCTCGCCGCCGGCACCCTCTGGGCGGAGCCGGGCTCCCACCGTGCGGCCGACGGCGCGGGGCGGGTGGCCGGATGA
- a CDS encoding beta-ketoacyl-ACP synthase III: protein MSGTDRAAVVAGLGGWVPRTVVTNDELAALLGTDDEWIRTRTGIRQRHVIAPGEATGDLAVEAGRRALESAGLVGVGALVLATSTPDRLSPATAPEVASRLGLGTVPAFDVAAVCAGFVYALAAGAGLIATGVAESVLVIGADTFSTILDPADRTTRAVFGDGAGAVVLRAGSLDQPGALLGLSLGSDGSRSDLVEIPAGGSRQRSTGLPVKPEDTFLTMRGRAVFAEAVHRMSASARETAARAGWPLDEIDRFVLHQANARIVTATAHRLALPAERFLSNIDRVGNTVAASIPLALSDGVLSGELRPGHRVVLAGFGGGLAWGSVALVWPHIVHPGIRILPAPSADQSGARK from the coding sequence ATGAGCGGCACGGACCGTGCGGCGGTCGTCGCCGGCCTGGGCGGCTGGGTGCCGCGCACGGTGGTGACCAACGATGAACTCGCCGCCCTCCTGGGCACCGACGACGAGTGGATCCGAACACGTACCGGCATCCGGCAGCGTCATGTGATCGCCCCGGGCGAGGCCACCGGCGACCTCGCCGTCGAGGCGGGGAGGCGGGCGCTGGAGTCTGCCGGCCTGGTGGGCGTCGGTGCGTTGGTCCTTGCGACCAGCACACCGGACCGGCTGAGTCCGGCGACCGCGCCCGAGGTGGCGAGCCGACTCGGACTGGGCACGGTGCCGGCCTTCGACGTGGCGGCCGTGTGCGCCGGCTTCGTCTACGCCCTCGCAGCCGGGGCGGGGCTGATCGCGACAGGAGTCGCCGAGAGCGTGCTGGTCATAGGCGCCGACACCTTCTCCACGATTCTCGACCCGGCGGACCGTACGACCAGAGCCGTCTTCGGCGACGGGGCAGGGGCGGTCGTACTGCGGGCGGGATCCCTCGATCAGCCGGGGGCGCTGCTGGGCCTGAGCCTCGGCAGCGACGGCAGCCGCAGCGACCTCGTCGAGATTCCGGCGGGCGGCTCACGGCAGCGCTCCACCGGCCTGCCGGTCAAGCCGGAGGACACCTTTCTCACGATGCGGGGGCGGGCCGTCTTCGCCGAGGCGGTGCACCGGATGTCCGCTTCGGCGCGGGAGACCGCGGCGCGGGCCGGGTGGCCGCTGGATGAGATCGACCGGTTCGTTTTGCACCAGGCCAATGCCCGGATCGTCACGGCGACCGCTCACCGGCTTGCGCTGCCCGCCGAGCGTTTCCTGTCCAACATCGACAGGGTCGGCAACACGGTCGCCGCCTCGATTCCGCTGGCGCTTTCCGACGGTGTCCTCTCCGGCGAGCTCAGGCCAGGACACCGCGTGGTTCTGGCCGGTTTCGGCGGCGGACTCGCATGGGGGTCGGTGGCCCTCGTCTGGCCGCACATCGTGCACCCCGGAATTCGAATCCTCCCCGCACCATCAGCTGACCAGTCAGGAGCGCGAAAATGA
- a CDS encoding beta-ketoacyl-[acyl-carrier-protein] synthase family protein, whose product MTGPARPFEAAITGLGLVTPAGIGVKENWDRLLSGVSCAATDEELRGSPVDFSCRVPGFDPAALLGGFSAWQLDRFVQLAIASSRQAVEEAGWDPATWDGARVGVVLGNSLGGMQSLEQQHGNLLEKGPRNVSPLLIPRFMVNMAAAQVAIDLGARGPSLVTATACASGATAVGTARELLRSGACDVVLAGGTESALTPLVMAGLGRMGALSGRGREPERASRPFDTDRDGFVAAEGAGVLVLERMADARARGARVRAVVRGYGSSTDAYHATAPDPQGQGIERALRAALADAQLGAADVDHVNAHGTGTPLNDVTEGRALQRVLGARPLVTSAKGVIGHTLGAAGAIEAAYTALAIEHNSVPPTANLTRLDPELELDVVSGSPRSALVDVAVSTSLGFGGHNAALVLTTA is encoded by the coding sequence ATGACGGGCCCTGCGCGCCCGTTCGAAGCGGCAATCACCGGGCTCGGGTTGGTCACCCCCGCCGGTATCGGAGTCAAGGAGAACTGGGACCGCCTGTTGTCGGGGGTCTCTTGTGCAGCCACCGACGAGGAACTGCGCGGTTCCCCGGTCGACTTCAGCTGCCGGGTGCCCGGATTCGATCCGGCCGCCCTGCTCGGGGGATTCTCCGCCTGGCAGCTGGACCGGTTCGTGCAACTGGCGATTGCCTCCTCCCGGCAGGCCGTCGAGGAGGCCGGCTGGGATCCCGCCACCTGGGACGGTGCCCGGGTCGGCGTCGTGCTCGGCAACTCGCTCGGCGGGATGCAATCCCTGGAGCAGCAGCACGGCAACCTGCTGGAGAAGGGACCGCGCAATGTCTCCCCGCTCCTGATCCCCAGATTCATGGTGAACATGGCCGCCGCACAGGTCGCGATCGACCTCGGTGCCCGAGGACCGAGTCTGGTCACGGCGACCGCCTGCGCCTCGGGGGCCACCGCGGTGGGCACAGCACGGGAACTTCTGCGCTCCGGGGCCTGCGATGTGGTGCTGGCCGGAGGGACCGAGTCCGCGCTGACCCCGCTGGTCATGGCCGGGCTCGGCAGGATGGGCGCGCTGTCCGGGCGCGGGCGGGAGCCGGAGAGGGCGTCCCGCCCCTTTGACACCGACCGTGACGGATTTGTGGCCGCCGAGGGCGCGGGCGTCCTGGTCCTGGAACGGATGGCGGACGCCCGGGCGCGCGGCGCGCGCGTCCGGGCCGTCGTGCGGGGGTACGGCAGTTCCACCGACGCCTACCACGCCACAGCGCCCGATCCGCAAGGTCAAGGCATCGAACGGGCGCTCAGGGCCGCGCTGGCCGACGCGCAGCTCGGCGCCGCTGATGTGGATCACGTCAACGCGCACGGCACCGGGACTCCGCTGAACGACGTCACCGAAGGGCGGGCACTCCAGCGGGTGCTGGGCGCCCGGCCCTTGGTGACCTCGGCCAAGGGCGTCATCGGGCACACGCTCGGCGCGGCCGGCGCCATCGAGGCCGCGTACACCGCGCTCGCGATCGAACACAACAGTGTTCCGCCGACAGCCAACCTGACCCGGCTCGATCCCGAGCTGGAGCTCGACGTGGTGAGCGGATCTCCCCGCAGCGCCCTGGTGGACGTCGCCGTGAGCACCTCGCTCGGCTTCGGCGGCCACAACGCGGCACTGGTGCTCACGACCGCCTGA
- a CDS encoding aldo/keto reductase has protein sequence MNVPDTLPTTRLGVDGPPVGAQGLGCMGMSEFYGPSDRKECLKTLERALELGVTLYDTADNYGHGQNERLLAPFVRAHRDRVLVSTKFGLVRRADDPHYRGIDNSPGYLRTAVEGSLRRLGTDTIDLCIAHRLDPRTPVEDTVAEMAKLVDEGKVRLLGLSEVTGEELLRANRVHPIAAVQSEWSLFSREVEADVVPVAAELGVALMAYSPLGRGFLAGGFTSADQLSANDYRRTMPRFTGENAQRNTAILAPLHRIAAAGGATAAQVALAWLHHRSAVHGLPVVPIPGTRSPARVEENTAAATLVLGADELAALEPMAAQVSGSRLIGLNFTPQSESDRSGCPA, from the coding sequence ATGAACGTGCCGGACACGCTTCCCACCACCCGGCTGGGTGTCGACGGCCCGCCGGTGGGGGCCCAGGGACTCGGCTGCATGGGTATGAGCGAGTTCTACGGCCCCAGCGACCGGAAGGAGTGCCTGAAGACCCTGGAACGGGCGCTGGAACTCGGCGTCACCCTTTACGACACCGCCGACAACTACGGCCATGGGCAGAACGAGAGACTGCTGGCCCCGTTTGTGCGGGCTCACCGCGACCGGGTGCTGGTCTCCACCAAGTTCGGCCTGGTGCGGAGGGCGGACGATCCGCACTACCGGGGGATCGACAACTCTCCCGGATACCTCCGCACCGCGGTCGAGGGCAGCCTGCGGAGGCTCGGCACCGACACCATCGACCTCTGCATCGCCCACCGTCTCGACCCCCGGACGCCCGTCGAGGACACCGTCGCCGAGATGGCCAAACTGGTCGACGAGGGCAAGGTCCGCCTACTGGGCCTGTCCGAGGTGACGGGCGAGGAACTGCTCCGGGCCAACCGGGTCCATCCGATCGCCGCCGTGCAGTCGGAGTGGTCGCTGTTCTCCCGGGAGGTCGAGGCCGATGTCGTTCCGGTGGCCGCCGAGTTGGGAGTGGCCCTCATGGCCTACTCACCCTTGGGGCGGGGATTCCTCGCCGGAGGATTCACCAGCGCGGACCAACTCTCCGCCAACGACTACCGCCGGACGATGCCCCGCTTCACCGGGGAGAACGCCCAGCGCAACACCGCGATCCTGGCGCCACTCCACCGGATCGCCGCAGCCGGCGGGGCAACAGCGGCTCAGGTCGCCCTGGCCTGGCTCCACCACCGGTCCGCCGTCCACGGATTGCCGGTTGTGCCTATCCCCGGGACGCGCAGCCCCGCGCGGGTGGAGGAGAACACCGCTGCCGCGACCCTCGTCCTCGGAGCCGATGAACTCGCGGCCCTGGAGCCCATGGCGGCGCAGGTCTCCGGCTCCCGTCTCATCGGGCTGAACTTCACCCCGCAGTCAGAGTCTGACCGCAGCGGTTGCCCGGCATGA
- a CDS encoding TetR/AcrR family transcriptional regulator produces the protein MDEVRRPGRPRDAARDKAILDAAREVLLRDGYAGLSMEKVAAAAGVGKPTLYRRWSSKAALVGDAVLQSFLTTAPGIRLPGRPNTDGAAQQLTAWFRAYATSVGDPRHAAMILALTAAAAESPHDAESLYQHHTRAQHEAVVSCLRTGVTSGEFRADVEVEAVADALIGSVLYQLLTRTSSASLHRTEHLLVILLAGLRNPDH, from the coding sequence ATGGATGAGGTGCGGCGGCCTGGGCGGCCCCGGGACGCGGCCAGGGACAAGGCCATCCTCGACGCGGCGCGGGAGGTTCTCCTGCGCGACGGCTACGCCGGTCTGTCGATGGAGAAGGTCGCCGCCGCAGCCGGCGTCGGCAAACCCACGCTCTACCGCCGCTGGTCCTCCAAAGCGGCCCTCGTCGGCGATGCCGTCCTGCAAAGCTTCCTCACCACCGCGCCCGGCATCCGGCTGCCCGGCCGGCCAAACACCGACGGCGCCGCCCAGCAGCTGACCGCCTGGTTCCGTGCCTACGCCACATCGGTCGGCGACCCGCGCCATGCAGCCATGATCCTGGCGTTGACCGCTGCCGCCGCCGAGAGCCCGCACGACGCCGAAAGCCTGTACCAGCACCACACCCGCGCGCAGCACGAGGCCGTCGTGAGCTGCCTGCGCACGGGAGTGACGAGCGGCGAATTCCGCGCCGACGTCGAGGTGGAAGCGGTCGCCGACGCCCTCATCGGCTCCGTCCTCTACCAGCTCCTCACCCGCACAAGCAGCGCCTCACTCCACCGAACCGAACACCTGCTCGTTATCCTGCTGGCCGGACTGCGCAACCCTGATCACTGA
- a CDS encoding HIT family protein codes for MDIPDFTDDDLARLALSSRLRSLSESLRTAVVAEDRPAAADGGGGLTAELSSLLATEVPLLEEAVARYARSRGEHAQDLPPAQDVDVVGAFHPADPAAEAAAIDAWYALHAQLEPLARVRDPFSRLLSGRSPLQQDCLICRKYAGEPVPPWAGFAKPPGGHVIDDGTWRVGHGPTPYWPAGTLLIESRRHFLDHAGFDAHEAATFGPLVQRLTDPLKEATGAPRIHVFSCMEGTGHFHTWLVPRTEGKQSGRGFVADPGYCTPAEAEDVIRRLRTALDGAVEQR; via the coding sequence ATGGACATTCCCGACTTCACCGATGACGATCTGGCCCGCCTGGCGCTCTCCTCAAGGCTGCGGAGTCTTTCGGAATCGCTCAGGACGGCGGTCGTCGCGGAGGACCGCCCAGCCGCTGCGGACGGCGGAGGCGGTCTGACCGCCGAACTCAGTTCGCTCCTCGCGACCGAGGTCCCGCTGCTCGAGGAGGCCGTCGCGAGATATGCGAGGAGCCGTGGCGAGCACGCGCAGGACCTGCCGCCTGCTCAGGACGTCGATGTGGTGGGCGCCTTCCACCCGGCGGACCCGGCGGCGGAGGCCGCCGCAATCGACGCCTGGTACGCACTGCACGCGCAATTGGAACCGCTGGCACGCGTCCGCGATCCGTTCAGCCGACTGCTGAGCGGGCGCAGCCCCCTCCAGCAGGACTGTCTGATCTGCCGCAAGTACGCGGGCGAGCCGGTGCCGCCCTGGGCGGGCTTCGCCAAACCGCCCGGCGGGCACGTCATCGATGACGGAACCTGGCGGGTCGGACACGGCCCCACTCCGTACTGGCCGGCCGGGACCCTGCTGATCGAGTCCCGCCGGCACTTCCTGGACCACGCCGGTTTCGACGCCCACGAGGCCGCCACCTTCGGTCCGCTGGTCCAGCGGCTCACCGATCCCCTGAAGGAGGCCACCGGAGCCCCCCGTATTCATGTCTTCTCCTGCATGGAGGGCACCGGGCACTTCCATACGTGGCTGGTGCCCCGCACCGAGGGGAAGCAGAGCGGGCGGGGCTTTGTCGCCGATCCCGGATACTGCACCCCGGCCGAGGCCGAGGACGTGATCCGCCGTCTCAGGACAGCGCTCGACGGCGCGGTGGAGCAGCGATGA
- a CDS encoding DUF6182 family protein: MTSTEHPTTVGSPTQKRLAELLAERAAWVGGPPRDPAAGPPSEATVVVLLRSFDLDGLVNGARAFAAGLAPAEADAWRRSWTRTLFLFGNPANLTERTPPRLVSPTGTTAWLGPYAPQHLPGPIRLYKPVSGVLPELRPDIEIAPAETPAGSPPTPGGPCRPMHIAVRDVKLADYLIHLHHALSESVLQGRLRLDERLRLIHSPDLGAEAVGGTSGYARVHHAPDDPERLRCHVWLSDMSHHGRHSPTDHR; this comes from the coding sequence GTGACCTCGACCGAACACCCGACGACCGTGGGGTCGCCGACGCAGAAGCGGCTGGCCGAACTCCTCGCCGAACGCGCCGCCTGGGTGGGCGGCCCGCCTCGGGACCCCGCGGCAGGGCCTCCCTCGGAGGCCACCGTCGTGGTGCTCCTACGCTCCTTCGACCTGGACGGCCTGGTCAACGGCGCACGCGCATTCGCGGCAGGACTTGCCCCGGCCGAAGCGGACGCCTGGCGCCGATCCTGGACCCGGACGCTCTTCCTGTTTGGCAACCCCGCCAACCTCACCGAGCGCACACCGCCCCGCCTGGTCTCCCCGACCGGGACCACCGCCTGGCTCGGGCCCTATGCGCCCCAGCATCTGCCCGGCCCGATCCGGCTGTACAAACCGGTCTCCGGGGTTCTTCCGGAACTCCGCCCGGACATCGAGATCGCACCTGCCGAAACCCCGGCTGGCTCGCCTCCCACACCCGGCGGCCCGTGCCGGCCCATGCACATCGCCGTACGGGACGTGAAACTCGCCGACTACCTCATTCACCTCCACCACGCCCTGAGCGAGTCCGTACTCCAAGGCCGCCTCCGGCTGGACGAACGTCTTCGGCTGATCCACAGCCCCGACCTCGGTGCCGAAGCGGTCGGCGGGACTTCGGGCTATGCCCGCGTCCACCACGCGCCCGACGACCCGGAACGGCTCCGTTGCCACGTCTGGCTCTCCGACATGTCACACCACGGCCGCCACAGCCCGACCGACCACAGGTAA
- a CDS encoding AfsA-related hotdog domain-containing protein: protein MPIPTRATALPESAAQLNFSHTVAREMIHRRHLTEVFLTDVLQVDAQSFVAAAVLPPSHPYYTGRTHAAGGPDPMLLLECCRQAETFAAHAFFGVETGAGFILRNWSLEVSPEAFAAVPSGSNQLFMTAVAERRGPAAARAHGMVYEFRLWLADTQVGQVRMDVGYLAKDAYASVRSRRRGHPPAMSDEQPTAGAGQPVDPARVGRTRAMDALLRDVGVARGTLTATLRLATDNPSYFDHPQDHVPGMVLTEAACQMAVLALEEWDGIAPRLGGIVAVESSFLAFAELDEPVVLTAARPSDGGDRDVASDGRERHRAVEVTFHQRGAEIARTKVVMATSFRARPTSPGCLG from the coding sequence ATGCCCATCCCGACGCGCGCCACCGCCCTTCCGGAGTCCGCCGCGCAGCTGAACTTCTCCCACACCGTGGCCCGGGAGATGATCCACCGCCGCCACCTCACCGAGGTCTTCCTGACCGACGTGCTGCAGGTGGATGCGCAGAGCTTCGTGGCAGCCGCCGTGCTGCCCCCGTCGCATCCGTACTACACCGGACGCACTCATGCGGCCGGGGGCCCTGATCCGATGCTCCTGCTGGAATGCTGCCGACAGGCCGAGACCTTTGCCGCGCACGCCTTCTTCGGTGTGGAGACGGGCGCCGGTTTCATCCTGCGGAACTGGTCCCTCGAAGTCTCTCCGGAGGCCTTCGCCGCCGTGCCGTCCGGCTCGAATCAACTGTTCATGACGGCGGTTGCCGAGCGCCGCGGCCCTGCCGCGGCCAGAGCGCACGGCATGGTCTACGAATTCCGGCTGTGGCTGGCCGACACCCAGGTCGGGCAGGTCCGGATGGACGTCGGCTACCTGGCCAAAGACGCCTACGCGTCCGTCAGGTCGCGCAGGCGCGGGCACCCTCCGGCGATGTCGGACGAGCAGCCGACGGCCGGGGCGGGACAGCCGGTCGATCCGGCCAGGGTGGGGCGGACCAGAGCGATGGATGCCCTGCTGCGCGACGTCGGTGTCGCTCGGGGCACCCTCACCGCGACCCTGCGCCTCGCCACGGACAACCCCAGCTACTTCGACCACCCGCAGGACCACGTCCCCGGGATGGTGCTGACGGAGGCGGCCTGTCAGATGGCGGTGCTGGCGCTGGAGGAGTGGGACGGCATCGCGCCGCGCCTCGGCGGCATTGTCGCGGTGGAGTCGTCGTTTCTCGCATTCGCCGAGCTTGACGAGCCCGTCGTTCTCACGGCGGCGCGACCGTCGGACGGCGGAGACCGGGACGTGGCGTCGGACGGCCGTGAGCGCCACCGAGCCGTCGAGGTGACTTTCCACCAGCGAGGGGCGGAGATCGCCCGCACGAAGGTCGTCATGGCCACCAGCTTCCGTGCGCGGCCCACGAGCCCGGGGTGCCTCGGATGA
- a CDS encoding alpha/beta hydrolase, protein MSLVPPPFDPELAAVLEVVAETLPSTFTIDMVPAIRQGIAAARPDPEALDHDGFFEVEDRIVPGPEGAPDISLLIARPAASAGARPVFYHVHGGGMVLGDNRTGVDMVLGWARELDAVVVSVEYRLAPENPYPAAIEDVYAGLVWTAEHAQEIGGDAERIVIAGASAGGGLTAALALLARDRKGPQPIGQLLMCPMLDDRNDTVSSHQMAGLGVWDHASNEMGWTALLGDRCGGPNVPAYAAPARAEDLSGLPPAFLDISSAETFRDETVAYASRIWQAGGVAELHVWPGGFHGYDMMAPHAEVSQATQAARLRWLGRLLGE, encoded by the coding sequence ATGAGCCTGGTTCCGCCCCCGTTCGACCCCGAACTCGCCGCCGTTCTGGAGGTTGTCGCCGAGACGCTTCCTTCGACCTTCACGATCGACATGGTGCCCGCGATACGCCAGGGCATCGCAGCGGCCAGGCCAGATCCGGAGGCACTGGACCACGACGGGTTCTTCGAGGTGGAGGACCGAATCGTGCCGGGCCCCGAGGGCGCGCCCGACATCTCGCTGCTGATCGCCCGCCCGGCCGCATCCGCCGGTGCCCGCCCGGTCTTCTACCACGTCCACGGCGGCGGAATGGTCCTCGGCGACAACCGGACCGGGGTCGACATGGTGCTCGGCTGGGCGCGGGAGCTGGACGCGGTGGTGGTGTCCGTGGAGTACCGCCTGGCGCCCGAGAACCCGTACCCGGCTGCGATCGAGGACGTCTACGCCGGTCTGGTGTGGACGGCGGAGCACGCGCAGGAGATCGGCGGCGACGCTGAGCGGATCGTCATCGCGGGAGCCAGTGCGGGCGGCGGCCTGACCGCGGCGCTGGCCCTGCTGGCCCGGGACCGCAAGGGTCCGCAGCCGATCGGCCAGCTGCTGATGTGCCCGATGCTGGACGACCGCAATGACACGGTGTCCAGCCACCAGATGGCGGGCCTGGGCGTGTGGGACCACGCCTCCAACGAGATGGGCTGGACCGCGCTGCTCGGCGACCGGTGCGGCGGCCCGAACGTGCCCGCCTACGCCGCTCCGGCCCGGGCCGAAGACCTGTCCGGGCTGCCTCCGGCCTTCCTGGATATCAGCTCCGCGGAGACCTTCCGGGATGAGACCGTTGCATACGCCTCAAGGATCTGGCAGGCGGGTGGGGTCGCCGAACTCCACGTGTGGCCCGGCGGTTTCCACGGCTACGACATGATGGCACCGCACGCCGAGGTGTCCCAGGCGACCCAGGCGGCACGACTGCGGTGGCTGGGCCGTCTTCTCGGGGAGTGA